The DNA sequence CTAATCGTCACGTTTATCTCGGTTCATGTCGAGAGGTCAAACATAAAAAACGATTAGAACTGATTGAACGTCTAAAGGCAGGAGAAACGTTTGATGCTAAAGTTACCCGCTTAGTTTACTTTGGCGCTTACTTAAGTATTGACGGTGTCTCTGTGATTTTAAGAAATCAAGATTTTGCCAATGATTATACGACAGTTTCAGATGTGTATAAAGAAGGGGATCAAATTTCAGTTTGTTTGTTGAAAGTGAATGATAATCTCAAAATCAACGTTCAAGCAGTGACTAAATATGAGTGTCACTCTTCAATCACTATCGAAGATTTTGAACCACAAACGGTCGTCTATGGGTTAGTGCGTAGCGTGAAACCGTGGGCTTGCTTTGTGAATATTGCACCAAATTTAGACGCCATTTGTCCAGTCCCAACTTTTTTCACGGTCAAAGAAGGAATGAAAGTCGCCTTTCGAATTAATCAAGTTCGTTTAGAGGAAGGACGTGTCCGAGGTAAAATTATAAAAGTTATTGAGCGTTAAAGGTTTATTTTTAATCTAGCCTATAAAACGTTGCGAATGAATCTGTTTAGTCAATTTCAACCCATTCATAAACTTAAAACCCCGATGGGCGATGCTTTCTAATCTGAAAGAAAGGTAATCTCATCGGGGTTTCACTATATTTATACAATCATTTATCTCGAGGATGCTTGAAAGATACCAAATTTTGTGTTAATTTTTATCTTTAAGCAGATGTTCTTTTATGGGGGGAGAATATGGAATATTGGATCGGATGGTTATTCTTATCAATTATTTTGACCTTAATCATGGAGATGATCAAATTTCAATCCATCATCAAGGCTTTCAACTTTGTTAGAAAACGGCCAAGTTATTTTGCCATTAATTTATTAATTGTCTCTGCAACGTTAGTTTTTTCATTCTTTGTTTCACGTAAACTTTTTTTTATTGGATTTATGACGTTTTTTTGGTTATTTCTTGCGATCATGAATGCCATTGTGACCCATTTACGAGGATAC is a window from the Turicibacter bilis genome containing:
- a CDS encoding S1 RNA-binding domain-containing protein, with amino-acid sequence MEQFSQQMIPLKTKKEIKEGIVRLVQYDIILNDYAVWLDLDGDKVIIPRQELELYEIKGGLNHYIGTMLQYMITAYDANRHVYLGSCREVKHKKRLELIERLKAGETFDAKVTRLVYFGAYLSIDGVSVILRNQDFANDYTTVSDVYKEGDQISVCLLKVNDNLKINVQAVTKYECHSSITIEDFEPQTVVYGLVRSVKPWACFVNIAPNLDAICPVPTFFTVKEGMKVAFRINQVRLEEGRVRGKIIKVIER